DNA sequence from the Dreissena polymorpha isolate Duluth1 chromosome 3, UMN_Dpol_1.0, whole genome shotgun sequence genome:
TTCCAACACGTGTTTATGTGCAAATAGGCTCTTCTTATATGTGTAAATATGACATAATGTTTTgccaaaaaacaatattatttgttgACAAACTCAACTATGAATGTGTTTATACAAAATTATTTGACTGTTCATACAATGTCACCTATACTTGTTGGTACAAGAATCTAATTTAAGCCTTTTCAGTCTTTTGTCTACCTCTCAAACATTAACCTTACATTGGCTTTTATATGCATGaccatattaaaatacaattaaggtGCTGGAATCAAATAAAGTGTATCACAATAAATGCACTGTAATGGCATCCTTAAATTTGTGGAACGCATGCAACTCTAAAAACCACAGTTCAATAGCCTTAGTTGGTCATAAGTGCCTTTAAGTACATTATCAGATTTATTTAGGCAGGCCTTATTAGATATAACTTATTGAAGTATGGTCCATCATAAAATAATTAACTAAGACTTACTTAAAGATGTTGAAGAAAGAAATATAAATGACCTGACTATACCTTGAATATCTCTGGTACCTATGTTGGCTAACACCTGCCACTCTATCATCGCTCCCTTAGGCAGCATAGGAACCACCACATACACAGGACTGCATTGAAACCTCTGCAGTGAAACAAGTGCTAAGCTTCATGTACACTATTGATACAACAAAGCACTTCTGTAATGTTTCACATGAGGCTGCAGATAGGGATGCTCCAACGACACGTTATTTGACAAGGAGAAATCCACATcatgtatacaaatgtattttacAGTGGACAAAAAAGACTCAAGACATAATTCAACCAATAATAGTCGCAGTCAAAATTTATTAATGGTTATTTATACATTAACATCATGCAGCCCTGAAAATTTTAGCAAAATCCACCAAGCAATTGCAGGTGTTGAAAACATAAAATTTTGGCACTATATTTTAAATTGTGGACAAACAGATAAAATGCCATTAATCATTAATCTGCCCAAACGTGACACACTTAAACTTCCTTTCTTTAAATAAGATTAGCATTATGGTCATTGAACTGTGAAAGTTTTTTTTCCAGCAATAACAAAAACTACAGGGACAAAGTTTGTTATTTTCTTAATTACTCTAAAAATCAGTTTATAAGAAATACGATACAAATGTATGTACAATATACCGTAACAATTCATTGTTAACATTTACCTCGCTAGTCACTCTTTTCAGCTCATGTTTAGCAACAGATATATACTCCTCATGCGTAACATAGCAAACGCAGGAGACAATGTTGTCCATGCAACAGCTGGTTTCCATGGCTTTCAGTACCCTAGCAACATGACGTAGCGACAATCTGGCCTGGGATTGGATACCGCCATGTATCAAGGAGAGGTTGGCTGGTACCATGCCTATCTGACCAGCTATGTGAAGCCTCTGTCCCAGCTGAAAAATGAATGTGGCGTATATGTGTTGGTTTCATTCTCATTTTATAATAAGTGTTATTGCTTAAAATTTGCATatcatacaatataaataatacaactaAATGCCTTGTGTACAGTCAAAGAGGAgatatttaaactaaatattgAGGAAATGATAAATATCAatcaaagaaaacatatttttgattTACAGTTTTTTAATTGACAAATAGATGATTATTTTTAGTTTAGGAATGAAAACAACAAGAGCATAGGTCTCATTGATGCAATAACTGCAAATTacaattaaatcattatttaacaacaaatgataataccaaacacattttgaTTCTTTTATGATCTGCAAAATAGTTTTGAATTAGAAATAAGAACTTTATTTAACTACACAATGCTCAGATCTAGGACTTCTTTTTGCAATTTTAACTGGCAGTTTAACAATCATTTAGCAATGATTGTTTCTTCTTTGTCAGAGAAAATTGAAGTTGAAACCGATATtgttacaaacaaatgtttcaaaaagGGTTAAACTGTTAATTTATTcttgtatatttccatttaaaaCTACAATGTATGCAAACAccaaaaacattttgtaaaaaaaagaaaataactaCCTTGACACACTGGCTGTAGGGTCCTATATTAGCAGGTGCCCAGTGTGACAGACCCTGCACATGCATTGTGTCTCGGTCTGCATGGTTACTGCTACCATAGCAATCCATCATCAAGCCTACATTAGAAGGCAGCGGCACCTGCACACATACCCTGCAATCAAAGATGACATTCATTGGTTAAATACATAATCTAAATCAAAATTGTTACCTAAATTTTAATACTTGCTTTTTAAACTGTAAGCTCTTGATGAAAAGATGAAATATTATGTAACATTTGCACAAACTGTTCAAACTTGAAGATAAAACTGTCTTGGTAACTGAACAACGAGCAATAAAACATATTAACCGCAACATGGGGACATTTGTCTTATGCAAAATACAGCCAGGTAAGCTACAGAACAGCCTGCCGATTCGCACAGCCTGGTTTAGAGCTGCCCTGTCTGCTATAATGTCAAACAAGGTTCGCACAGCCTGGTTTAGAGCTGCCCTTTCTGCTATAATGTCAAACAAGGTTCGCACAGCCTGGTTTAGAGCTGCCCTGTCTGCTATAATGTCAAACAAGGTTCAAACAGCCTGGTTTAGAGCTGCCCTGTCTGCTATAATGTCAAACAAGGTTTGCACAGCCTGGTTTAGAGCTGCCCTGTCTGCTATAATGTCAAACAAGGTTAGCACAGCCTGGTTTAGAGCTGCCCTGTCTGCTATAATGTCAAACAAGGTTTGCACAGCCTGGTTTAGAGCTGCCCTGTCTGCTATAATGTCAAACAAGGTTCGCACAGCCTGGTTTAGAGCTGCCCTGTCTGCTATAATGTCAAACAAGGTTCGCACAGCCTGGTTTAGAGCTGCCCTGTCTGCTATAATGTTAAACAAGGTTCGCACAGCCTGGTTTAGAGCTGCCCTGTCTGCTATAATGTCAAACAAGGTTCGCACAGCCTGGTTTAGAGCTGCCCTGTCTGCTATAATGTCAAACAAGGTTCGCACAGCCTGGTTTAGAGCTGCCCTGTCTGCTATTATGTCAAACAAGGTTCGCCCAGTCTAGTTTAGAGCTGCCCTGTCTGCTATAATGTCaaacaaggttttgtggtctcgtGAGCAGACTgcttagctcctgaccagacagagCATATGCTGgccgcatattgcataagacccattttcccatgacgCAAGTCATATTTTATGCAATGAAACATGACAGAAAGGCAAATGGGTTGAAGCTTTCTACATAGAAAGCATAATAAATTCAGTGTAGGTAATATTATGTTACCGTGCAGCAGGGTTGATTCCAAAGTATGTCTTGTACACACTGTTGATAGCAGCAAAGTCAACCATGTTGCCCACATACAAATGAACACAAACAAGGTCAGAAAGGCTGAAATGCTCCTCAGAGTTTGCCAGGATTTCCCGTAGTTTCTCCATCAATGTTCTTGTCTGACTACTAATGTTGTCTCCATTACCAGGGAAAGAAATCAGATTTGAAATCCAAATATGTTTGCCGGGCGAAGGAAAGATGTTATCTCGTACAATAATGAGGGGCTTCAAAGAtcctgaaaatacaaaaacaacaaattgttttaataaaaaacaactgttcaatatttaaaacatcAGAGCATTTGAAAATACCAATCAATAACTTGCAATTAGACTTTTGCTTGAATAGCTtgcaatgaaataaatataacaagagatgtgttcgtcagaaacacaatgcaccctactgcgccgctttgaaataaaatttctatttatcatttgagaggtatagaaatcatctccctttaaagcttattacttcccttggattttgtccaatccaacaaGGGGGGGAGAGTCTGTAGACAGCCAAATTGACCAAGTCAGACATGACTGACAACCAAggggcctgtggtttatcaaagagatcatagccagagttcatcatgtacctATAGACACAGGTCcagaggtatgtaatgaacctACTTTTTACAAATTAGTAcagtaaagaaatgataattatatcattaaaaaaaacaactttgacaaatcatttagttgagttataaataatccaaataatgaatatgtacagtaactgtgaaaagaagttaaattcttggtaagaaaatatataatatgatatttataattatataaattacttcccttgaaaataattgtctctaacaaatctctatttttagtagcaaataattaaaagccactgtctatttttagtagcaaataattaaaagccactaccgtgactgtagattcaccactcaatgtgcagctccatgagatgcacatgcatgccaaatatcaagttgctatgtttaatattgaataattatctccctttaaagcttattacttccctttgatttgtatttttgaccttagaccttgaaggatgaccttgaccttgatctttttcCTTGctttatttgtcagaaacacaatgccgcctactgcgcagctttgattgatttaacaaaaatatatacgttggcagggaagataattatgtccatttaaagcttattacttcccttggatttgttttttcgaacctataccttgaaggatgatgttcacttTGAAATTTtagcactcaaaatgttcagctccatgagatacacgtgcatgccaaatatcaagttgctatcttcaatagtgaaaaagttatggccaatgttaaaggtttttttccggacagacggacaaactgacatacacacatactggcatactgactgacggacagttcaactgctatatgccaccctacagggggcataaaaacgtctaaaatattaattaaagtatTGAACAAGGTTTTCAATGAACATTTTAATGACACACAAGTGTGAACAGTTAACATGTAAATGACAATAAGCATATGCGTACAAGTATACACAATAATGTAAATTTAATAATATCTAAACATTTTGTTACCAAAATAACTACACTACACTACTGAATTATAAAAACTTGTAATATTTCAGTATAAATAATCTACATAAAGTTATTTAAttcttctaaataaataaatttcattttaagcCAAATGTTTACAGTTAAAACAAGATGGATTAAACGCTCTTGGCACGAATTTCTCGTTGGCTAAATGTCCCCTTGAAGCATcaaattttgtattatcattagGAGCGCTATAATTGATGTCACAGATATTGCAAACTTGCCATGGAATCAATCATTAATTGATTTGAGAAAATATCAAATCAATCGGTAATTgattttataaatcaatattgttgTGTAATATTTCTGTGATGTGTCTATAGTACCATAGTGCTCTTCAGTACATGTACCCGTAATTGTGGTTTGTAAAAATGAGCTGGtcgattatttatttatgatattttctgatGTGTGTATgaaactgtttttaaatattaattgataaaaaacataagtaaatatttggtttattttaattcataagcAGAAAGTAGTACAGAGATGAAGCAGTATGAATTCTCTTCCACTGGCTCATAAagtacataaacatatataagaaatGGCTTGGCTCAAAATTGCTAGAACTTTTCTTGTGGCTCCCTGCAAGTTTAAGCCATCAGATTTTGACTGTAAATCTTCATCAAAATACATTTGGCCATGTAAAGAGTTTTATAAGGAAAAGGGTTCAAGGGAGTTTTCTTGAGCAAAAGGTGATAATTTGAGGACATTGGCCCTGAAGAATTATAAAGCACAATCTGCAATCTTACCTGATAGAGGAGCAGACAGGCATGGACTCTGCACATCCAAATGTTCTGTACTGATCTCTAACCGGTCTGAATCATCACCAAACAGCTCGCTGTACAGGTGTCTGCTGGTCTTCATTGGAAGCTCATCAATACGGCTGTGTTGAGTGCCTTCCACGTGCTTAAATACATTGAAATATGGACCATGAACATTTCTGTGAACTTActattaaataattgacaaattcTAAAGTAAACCAAAGTCCAGATATCCAATGTTATagccatatttgacctttaaaaGTGACCTTTATAGACAATGTTATTATAAAACTTCCTGATTCATGATGTAGCTGAGATCCAGACTAGATTTTGGGACCTACACACAGGGAAAAAGTTCATTTCTTATTTCCTATTAAACATTTGAGGCAGTGGGCATAGAATTCCTCAAATTTATAAATTGGGATACCAAGCAAACATTAACAAATTATAACAGAATTGTCTGCTACATATTACCATTGAAAATCTTCAACAACATTCATAAATCCTTTAATTACATTTATCTGTTCAAAGTTTTGAAAGAAGAATATGAATAATTCTCATTCAAAACAAGATTTCCTTTTATGCTCACCTGAAAGTGTTTCTGAGATGTAGAAAACTCAATACTCAAGACCATTAATTGGGGGCTACTGTTGATGACGATTTAACACGTCTTACTTTTTAAGCCGATATAAAACTTTCACAACACCACACGTTTGCGACCAATTTTATCCCAgaggtataatttgaacaaaataagtaGAGGACCACTATCTTATGTTACATAACAATTATTACACTTATGGGTCTTGTCCTTTTTCAGATGAAAATGTGTGCTGTATGTCTGTATTAAAAATATGACTGCTCCGGTGTGGTCAGCTTCGACTAAAAGGGCAAGAGTAAATCAATCTTTGAAGAGGACCTTAAGATGATTCTTCATACCATATATGAAAGCCTTGATTCAAAGAAAGATTCAGACAAGACGATCTTATAGGTTGTCACTATGTACGTCAATTTTAAACTGCTGACCATCAGTGCAAGACCACTTTTGACCTAAGGGGCAAACTAGAAAAAACTTTGCATGTAGAGGACCTCCAGTAGATACTATACATCAAACCTAAGAGACATGGGCTTTATCATTAAGAAGGCTTTATTTTAAAGACTTAGCTGTTATAAGTGGATGTTAAACTGGCTATTCCCTGATCATGGCCACTTAAGACACCAAAGGCATTATTGGAACACACTTTATAGAGGACCACTACATaatgctacataccaaatataaaagcctTGGAATTTAAGCTATCAGATAAGAAGTAAAAAGGTTTTACccatataattaaattttaaaatggaGACACCAGGAGTGAGGCCactttgaccccaggggcataactcAAACCAAATTTTGTACAGAACCCATAGTTGCATATTGATTATATACAAGAGATTGGTCAAATGGTCTaagacaagaatattttttaaggttGAACCTATTATAACTTGATGTTAATATGTTAATTCCCTAAGTTAGGCGGCTTAAGACCTCAGTGGTATTATTTAACACACTTACCATATAGGTATTCCCTATATAAGTCTATGTAAAACAGGCAACCACACTGGGGACTTGACTTCTTTCGACGCCAAGAGCATTATTGGTAACATTTGTATAGGACCTCCAAATGataatacataccaaatatgaaagcatttGGCTTTGCAGTTTCGGATAAGAAGATTTTCAAAAGTTGTCCCTATATAAGTCTATTTCAAGCTGGTGACCTTTTCAAACTGGTAGAGGCCAGTCTTTGCCCAAGGTGAACAAACTAAATATTAAAGCAGTGTTGGTTAAAACTTCCAATACTTCAGTGGCCTAAATAGCAAACAAAACAGATCAATTTGATCAATTTTTGAGTGGAGCCTTCGAGGAAAATTTACATGATTATTTTCGAATTCTGCTCAGTGGTTTAAAAGatgttgtttacaaaaaattACAGACAATTTCACGCATTGACAAACTACAGGCACGTATTATAATAGCTCAATGTTGCTCCATTACCAGACCTTATCTTTGTCCTGTAGATGTGCCCTCTTGATATTCAAGTAACCCACCTTATCTTTGTCCTGTAGATGTGCCCTCTTGATATTCAAGTAACCCACCTTATCTTTGTCCTGTAGATGTGCCCTCTTGATATTCAAGTAACCCACCTTATCTTTGTCCTGTAGATGTGCCCTCTTGATATTCAAGTAACCCACCTTATCTTTGTCCTGTAGATGTGCCCTCTTGATATTCAAGTAACCCACCTTATCTTTGTCCTGTAGATGTGCCCTCTTGATATTCAAGTAACCCACCTTATCTTTGTCCTGTAGATGTGCCCTCTTGATATTCAAGTAACCCACCTTATCTTTGTCCTGTAGATGTGCCCTCTTGATATTCAAGTAACCCACTGGGGCAAAAGCATCATCGGAGTGCATCACTGTTTCCACTTCATCCCTGAAATATcccttgattggtcattgttggctcgggtactacttaaatgttccCCAGATACTCTTAAGTACCcttaaatgtacccggggtacacatGTGAATTTTTCACACTGAGGCTCAGTTAAATCAAAGGAAATTGCTTGCTTAATctgtttactgtgaaaccatttattttcgacagcacaaaatttcgtcatttttataaaaatgacgatttcgtcagcacttaaattcgcagattttttattttgaattaaaaaaaaaaatgcgtcagtcaatatccgatttgtgtgtaatacatattcgcgatcaatcgcagttgcgaaaaatcgtggtacgaatgcgggaacacacttgagaatcactgcaggaggtggggcctgtttgtcacatgccaattaactagtcttttgttatcaagggacagtaatggaccttcttaatgtatgccattcacacgttcattgttatgattagcggacaagtggtatcgaataaccgttaacgagtgtttgtaacaaccaagccaattgccaattagtcttaatctattgatcacacatcgtcatcttttcatttggttttttgtctttcatcggcattcgctgcgtgatggctaatatgcaacaccactgaaaaacacaatgcacctaatgggtaataaagttataaacaattagcgctaattcattaccattctacataaacgaagtcaacgcattcgataaagctgtactgcacacgcgttttaaagaagtgtaacgtgtcagttaagtaccttgtgtaatctacatccctttgtgtcaaaaccggattaatcttgattacgaaacagcagggaatgtgtgcatggattatgttagAATTTAAttcctcatgtctacggtaaagttttaaaatattgttcaacttagtgtttgtttttgtgcaaacatagagcatgattgttcgtaaggatcttaaattcgccgatcggtcgactgacaaaatttatgaaaattaatgcctgacgattaataatggtttcacagtatgctTTATCTTAAATTCTGGAGTTCATTGTTACACAAACAAGAACTGCATCTGCTTACATCTTTATTTTGTGGATTATATAATGACTCTTATTGTATAATTACATATGTAAGTCACTAGAAAATATAATCTGTTCGATGTAAACTGATAGAAGGTATTAAGCAATCCTTaatacatgtgaaattaacaCACCAAAAATTGTTTGGGACACACTAACAGACAGAATCATGAATGAATTAGAAAAGTGATCTATAATTTAAGACCCATCACATGGGGTGTAACAATTAATGTTCAAATGCTGTTTTCACAAAAACAACTTACAGCACAATTTTCTTTGTGAAGAGTGGACAATCAAGTGTAAAAGATTCATATTCTCCACCCTCCCCACATACATTGAGGTCAAATTCTGCATGCTGAAACAAAAATGTACACACAAATATTTAACTGCCGGTAAACAATAGGTAACTACGGACTCGGTGAGCTTCTATCTGGCTAATAATGTACACTGTGGTACAATTTTGCTACTGCCAAACTAACAGGAATATCCTGCCTAAAAGCTTGTGCTACCAGTACTTCATACATTTTTTCGTTTCTGTTCAGTCCATTAATTAAACTTTTATGACGCTTTAACAGATTGAGTGTACTATTTCACAGTTAAAGCTCTTACACAAACAGTAGTTATATCACCATACCGTCTTAAATCAAAATGGTCCTTTTCTAATAAACAGAATATTGAAGCTATGATTCAGTCAGCTCACATATTCACAGTCCATGGATGTTTTTAACTGAAATGTACCAGGTacctttttttgtaaatactcttGCATGTCTTCAAGGGATTTGCCAAGATGCTTCTTGGGGTATAAACCTGCAAAACAAAAGGTCATGTCGGACTTCAGTTTATTTCCAGTCTTaactttaaattacattatttccCTTTGTAAAATATTCTACAACGAACAGTGAAAATGTAGATTTGGAAAATATATTCATGTGAAGAATTTTAGTAAAGAAAACATTTAACTAAACCATCAAAAAACAGTTCATTCAATTTTGGCACGTAAACAGTGAAACGTTAAAAACTATAACACAGATTTCTCATCAATTAATTCATATAACAAATAAAGGGCCATGGACAATAATATGATGTATTTGGTAAATTTTCCTGACGGTAGGTAAATCAAACAATAACACGAAGTACAAAAGTGATATGCACAAATAGCTTGTtgctttcaacgaaaaatataTTAACTGCAAGAAAATACCAACATATTGTGCATATATTTATTACCCATAGCTGCAACTTTGATAAGAATGGCCTTCAGTTTGCAGCGGATCATTTCATCCAGTAATTCTTCTTGGTCTCGTCGCCATAGAAACGCCAGAGGGGTAAGCTCAAGTCTTTGACATCTAGTCATAGAATTTGAAATATTTAGAATGGCACTACCAATTTGATTCAATATTCAGCTGCCTAAGATTGAATGCTTTCAGAAACCTATTTCCTCATGCCTGATTGGCAgtttaaaaaacaagatgtgtttgtgaaacacaatgtccccctatatgatgtttgaccttgtaggatgaccttgaccttgacccttcaccactcaaaatgtgcagctctatgagatacacatgcatttcaaatataaaattgctagcttcaatattgcagaagtgacattacacatgtacatgagcaattttgacccatatatttgaccttgaaggatgaccttgaccttgacctttcaccaatcaaaatgtgcagctccatgagtaacacatgcatgccaaatatcaagttgctatcttcaatattgcaaaagtattcataaaatgagtgatttgggccacatatatttgacctctgaccttgaaggatgaccttgaccttgacctttcaccactcaaaatgtacagctccatgagatacacatgcatgccaaatatcaagttgctatcttcaatattgcaaaagtactcataaaatttgcgattttggccacatatatttgacatctgaccttgaaggatgaccttgacctttcaccactcaaattgtgcagctctatgagatacacatgcatgccaaatatcaagttgctatcttgaatattgaaatgcaaaagtgtacattaaatgagcgattttgacccatatatttgacctttgaccttgaaggatgaccttgaccttgacctttcaccactcaaaatgtgcagctccatgagatacatatgcatgccaaatatcaagttcctatcttcaatattgcaaaagttattgcaaatgttaaagttggcgcaaaccaaccaaccaacagaccaaccaacagaccaacagacagggcaaaaacaatatgtcccccactatagtagtgggggacataaaaatcaagcAGAAGATATAGAATTTGAGAAAGCTTGAGTAGTGTCCATGTTTGCATAGCCTGTAACCTGC
Encoded proteins:
- the LOC127871748 gene encoding uncharacterized protein LOC127871748 isoform X1 → MKVVALISGGKDSCYNMMQCVAEGHEIVALANLKPVEKDEIDSYMYQSVGHNAIDLYAEAMGLPLYRREILGSSKVTGRDYHPTSDDEVEDLYELLKTVKSQLPVEGVAVGAILSNYQRVRVENVCQRLELTPLAFLWRRDQEELLDEMIRCKLKAILIKVAAMGLYPKKHLGKSLEDMQEYLQKKHAEFDLNVCGEGGEYESFTLDCPLFTKKIVLDEVETVMHSDDAFAPVGYLNIKRAHLQDKDKHVEGTQHSRIDELPMKTSRHLYSELFGDDSDRLEISTEHLDVQSPCLSAPLSGSLKPLIIVRDNIFPSPGKHIWISNLISFPGNGDNISSQTRTLMEKLREILANSEEHFSLSDLVCVHLYVGNMVDFAAINSVYKTYFGINPAARVCVQVPLPSNVGLMMDCYGSSNHADRDTMHVQGLSHWAPANIGPYSQCVKLGQRLHIAGQIGMVPANLSLIHGGIQSQARLSLRHVARVLKAMETSCCMDNIVSCVCYVTHEEYISVAKHELKRVTSERFQCSPVYVVVPMLPKGAMIEWQVLANIGTRDIQVQRHVMTDKQLECTAVAHVCSDENISLSAHVYVRDESDKTKTDVDAALEMARSCSNRVCPQVTQCANWTIFYPSHLFSYQQMFEASQKWWKGDPFFLVPVTRLEEENMIISLCA
- the LOC127871748 gene encoding uncharacterized protein LOC127871748 isoform X2; translation: MMQCVAEGHEIVALANLKPVEKDEIDSYMYQSVGHNAIDLYAEAMGLPLYRREILGSSKVTGRDYHPTSDDEVEDLYELLKTVKSQLPVEGVAVGAILSNYQRVRVENVCQRLELTPLAFLWRRDQEELLDEMIRCKLKAILIKVAAMGLYPKKHLGKSLEDMQEYLQKKHAEFDLNVCGEGGEYESFTLDCPLFTKKIVLDEVETVMHSDDAFAPVGYLNIKRAHLQDKDKHVEGTQHSRIDELPMKTSRHLYSELFGDDSDRLEISTEHLDVQSPCLSAPLSGSLKPLIIVRDNIFPSPGKHIWISNLISFPGNGDNISSQTRTLMEKLREILANSEEHFSLSDLVCVHLYVGNMVDFAAINSVYKTYFGINPAARVCVQVPLPSNVGLMMDCYGSSNHADRDTMHVQGLSHWAPANIGPYSQCVKLGQRLHIAGQIGMVPANLSLIHGGIQSQARLSLRHVARVLKAMETSCCMDNIVSCVCYVTHEEYISVAKHELKRVTSERFQCSPVYVVVPMLPKGAMIEWQVLANIGTRDIQVQRHVMTDKQLECTAVAHVCSDENISLSAHVYVRDESDKTKTDVDAALEMARSCSNRVCPQVTQCANWTIFYPSHLFSYQQMFEASQKWWKGDPFFLVPVTRLEEENMIISLCA
- the LOC127871748 gene encoding uncharacterized protein LOC127871748 isoform X3 yields the protein MCRCQRLELTPLAFLWRRDQEELLDEMIRCKLKAILIKVAAMGLYPKKHLGKSLEDMQEYLQKKHAEFDLNVCGEGGEYESFTLDCPLFTKKIVLDEVETVMHSDDAFAPVGYLNIKRAHLQDKDKHVEGTQHSRIDELPMKTSRHLYSELFGDDSDRLEISTEHLDVQSPCLSAPLSGSLKPLIIVRDNIFPSPGKHIWISNLISFPGNGDNISSQTRTLMEKLREILANSEEHFSLSDLVCVHLYVGNMVDFAAINSVYKTYFGINPAARVCVQVPLPSNVGLMMDCYGSSNHADRDTMHVQGLSHWAPANIGPYSQCVKLGQRLHIAGQIGMVPANLSLIHGGIQSQARLSLRHVARVLKAMETSCCMDNIVSCVCYVTHEEYISVAKHELKRVTSERFQCSPVYVVVPMLPKGAMIEWQVLANIGTRDIQVQRHVMTDKQLECTAVAHVCSDENISLSAHVYVRDESDKTKTDVDAALEMARSCSNRVCPQVTQCANWTIFYPSHLFSYQQMFEASQKWWKGDPFFLVPVTRLEEENMIISLCA